From the genome of Staphylococcus haemolyticus, one region includes:
- a CDS encoding DUF5327 family protein translates to MNRAQVIQLIEHELVQADEATNEQQFEKHMYAIHTLTSIYANSESKPASSKSQGQDFTNTVTTSFSKVNQSSNTSSSQGKSKVTAAEIEAMGGKVPDSMKSSQNNSLPSNTMVTDDEIGNGESIFDF, encoded by the coding sequence ATGAATAGAGCGCAAGTGATTCAACTAATTGAACATGAGTTAGTGCAAGCTGATGAGGCTACTAACGAGCAACAATTCGAGAAACATATGTATGCGATTCATACATTAACGTCAATATATGCTAACAGCGAAAGTAAGCCAGCGTCATCAAAATCACAAGGTCAGGATTTTACAAATACTGTGACTACGTCATTTTCAAAAGTAAATCAAAGTTCAAACACATCATCGTCACAAGGTAAATCCAAAGTGACTGCTGCAGAAATTGAGGCGATGGGTGGAAAAGTTCCAGATTCAATGAAATCGTCACAGAATAATAGTTTGCCATCTAATACAATGGTAACGGATGATGAAATTGGTAATGGAGAATCAATATTTGATTTTTAA
- a CDS encoding MFS transporter, with product MDFKKDRINMVDGQTAKKTVFATGIGNAMEWFDFGVYAYTTAYIGANFFSPVQNPEIQQIFTFAALAIAFLLRPIGGIVFGIIGDKYGRKVVLTTTIILMALSTLTIGVLPNYDMIGLWAPALLLLARILQGFSTGGEYAGAMTYIAEISPDKKRNSLGSGLEIGTLSGYIAASIMIALLSFFLSDAQMEAWGWRIPFILGLFLGLFGLYLRRKLEESPIYENDVETPARDNIGFFTIIRYYFKDILVCFVAVVFFNVTNYTVTAYLPTYLGQIVKIDETTTSVLITCVMAVMIPLALFFGKLADKIGEKKVFLIGTGGLTLLSIVAFSLLNTKSLPFIILGVFILGFFLSTYEATMPGSLPTMFFTHIRYRTLAVTFNISVSLFGGTTPLVNSWLVESTGNIYAPAYYLTAISIIGFIVIAVLHVSTAGKSLKGSYPNVDNKKDLEFYESNPKKALWWIKVKKNKNA from the coding sequence ATGGATTTTAAAAAAGATAGAATTAACATGGTCGATGGGCAAACAGCGAAGAAAACTGTATTTGCCACGGGTATTGGTAACGCCATGGAATGGTTCGACTTTGGTGTCTATGCGTACACTACGGCATATATCGGAGCGAATTTCTTTTCGCCAGTACAAAACCCAGAGATTCAACAAATATTTACATTTGCAGCATTAGCAATTGCCTTCCTATTACGACCAATAGGTGGGATAGTGTTTGGAATCATTGGTGATAAGTACGGTCGTAAAGTTGTATTGACGACGACTATTATTTTAATGGCTCTATCAACATTAACGATAGGTGTTTTACCAAACTACGATATGATAGGATTATGGGCACCAGCGCTCTTACTGCTCGCTAGAATATTACAAGGATTTTCTACTGGTGGTGAATATGCTGGAGCAATGACATATATTGCTGAAATTTCACCAGATAAGAAGCGTAATAGTTTAGGTAGTGGTCTTGAAATTGGAACTTTATCGGGTTATATCGCAGCTTCAATTATGATCGCATTATTAAGTTTCTTCTTAAGTGATGCACAAATGGAAGCGTGGGGTTGGAGAATTCCATTTATCTTAGGTTTATTCCTTGGTTTATTTGGACTTTATTTACGTCGTAAACTTGAAGAATCTCCAATCTATGAAAATGATGTAGAAACACCAGCACGTGATAACATAGGATTCTTCACAATTATCCGTTATTACTTTAAAGATATCTTAGTATGTTTCGTAGCAGTTGTATTCTTCAATGTAACAAACTATACAGTTACTGCTTATTTACCAACATACTTAGGACAAATTGTTAAAATTGATGAAACAACTACAAGTGTGTTAATTACATGTGTTATGGCAGTAATGATTCCGTTAGCATTATTCTTCGGTAAATTAGCGGATAAAATTGGTGAGAAGAAAGTATTCTTGATTGGTACTGGTGGTCTTACACTATTAAGTATTGTGGCATTTAGTTTACTCAATACAAAATCATTACCATTCATTATACTTGGTGTGTTTATTTTAGGTTTCTTCTTATCAACATACGAAGCAACAATGCCTGGTTCATTACCAACAATGTTCTTTACACATATTAGATATCGTACATTAGCAGTTACATTTAATATTTCAGTTTCACTATTTGGTGGTACAACACCGTTAGTTAACTCCTGGTTAGTTGAATCAACTGGTAACATTTACGCACCAGCGTATTATTTAACTGCTATTAGTATTATCGGCTTTATTGTGATTGCGGTATTGCATGTAAGTACAGCAGGCAAATCACTTAAAGGTTCTTATCCTAATGTTGACAATAAAAAGGATTTAGAATTTTATGAATCAAATCCTAAAAAAGCATTATGGTGGATTAAAGTTAAGAAAAATAAAAACGCATAA
- the thiD gene encoding bifunctional hydroxymethylpyrimidine kinase/phosphomethylpyrimidine kinase → MALKKVLTIAGSDTSAGAGMQADLKTFQELDTYGMVALTAVVTMDKETWSHDVTPLPMDLFEKQLETAISIGPDAVKTGMLGTQEIIKRAGEAFEQSGAKYFVVDPVMVCKGEDEVLNPGNTDAMIEYLLPKATVVTPNLFEAGQLSGLGKLTSIEDMKKAADIIFNQGAQHVIIKGGKALDQDKSYDLYYDGNTFYQLTTDMFQQSYNHGAGCTFAAATTAYLANGKSPKEAVISAKAFVASAIKNGWKMNDFVGPVDHGAYNRVEHIDVDVTEV, encoded by the coding sequence ATGGCTTTAAAAAAAGTATTAACAATTGCAGGTTCAGATACAAGTGCGGGAGCTGGTATGCAAGCTGACCTTAAAACATTCCAAGAATTAGACACATACGGCATGGTCGCTTTAACAGCTGTTGTAACAATGGATAAGGAAACTTGGTCTCATGATGTGACACCACTTCCTATGGATTTATTTGAAAAGCAACTTGAAACAGCGATTTCAATTGGTCCAGATGCTGTTAAAACTGGCATGCTAGGCACTCAAGAAATCATTAAACGTGCTGGCGAAGCATTTGAACAATCAGGTGCAAAATATTTCGTAGTAGACCCTGTTATGGTATGTAAAGGCGAAGATGAAGTACTTAACCCAGGAAATACTGATGCAATGATTGAATATTTATTACCAAAAGCAACTGTTGTGACACCTAACTTATTTGAAGCAGGCCAACTTTCTGGTTTAGGTAAATTAACTTCAATCGAAGACATGAAGAAAGCAGCAGACATCATCTTTAATCAAGGCGCTCAACACGTCATTATTAAAGGTGGTAAAGCGTTAGATCAAGATAAATCTTACGACTTATACTATGACGGTAATACGTTCTACCAATTAACAACAGATATGTTCCAACAAAGCTACAACCACGGTGCCGGTTGTACATTCGCAGCCGCTACAACAGCATACTTAGCTAATGGTAAATCACCTAAAGAAGCTGTTATTAGTGCCAAAGCATTTGTTGCTTCAGCAATTAAAAATGGCTGGAAAATGAACGACTTCGTAGGTCCAGTAGATCATGGTGCCTATAATCGTGTTGAACACATCGATGTAGACGTAACAGAAGTTTAA
- a CDS encoding uracil-DNA glycosylase has translation MEWSEIFHDITERHDFKEMHDFLEKEYTTQTIYPDRDNIYQAFDLTPFEDVKVVILGQDPYHGPNQAHGLAFSVQPNAKFPPSLRNMYQELEDDIGCHRTSPHLQDWAREGVLLLNTVLTVRQGQAHSHKVIGWETFTDEVIQAISKHRDDVVFILWGKPAQQKIKLIDTSKHYIIKSPHPSPLSAYRGFFGSKPYSKTNGYLESKGKSPINWCENGEA, from the coding sequence ATGGAATGGTCAGAAATATTTCATGATATTACGGAACGACACGATTTCAAAGAGATGCACGATTTTTTAGAAAAAGAGTATACAACACAAACCATCTATCCAGATAGAGACAATATTTATCAAGCTTTTGATTTAACACCTTTTGAAGATGTGAAAGTGGTTATATTAGGTCAAGATCCTTATCATGGACCGAATCAAGCCCATGGTTTAGCGTTTTCTGTGCAACCTAATGCTAAATTCCCACCTTCTTTGAGAAATATGTATCAGGAATTGGAAGATGATATCGGGTGTCATCGGACATCACCACATTTACAAGATTGGGCTCGTGAAGGTGTCTTGTTATTAAATACTGTTCTGACGGTTCGACAAGGACAAGCACACTCGCATAAGGTTATTGGATGGGAAACATTTACAGATGAAGTGATCCAAGCTATTTCGAAACATCGTGATGATGTTGTATTCATATTATGGGGTAAGCCTGCACAACAGAAAATTAAATTAATTGATACATCAAAACACTATATTATTAAATCGCCACATCCAAGTCCGTTATCGGCTTATCGTGGCTTCTTTGGTTCTAAACCATATTCTAAAACTAATGGTTATTTAGAATCTAAAGGTAAATCACCTATCAATTGGTGCGAGAATGGGGAGGCTTAA
- the vraX gene encoding C1q-binding complement inhibitor VraX has translation MIIYKQNIENGIPMYKIITKTFKTITVKFDETFNKNEIYKLLSLLENDLDNMKLGY, from the coding sequence ATGATTATCTACAAGCAAAATATAGAGAATGGTATCCCTATGTACAAAATCATTACGAAAACCTTCAAGACAATTACGGTAAAATTTGATGAAACGTTTAACAAGAATGAAATCTATAAATTGCTCTCTCTACTAGAAAATGACCTTGATAACATGAAACTAGGTTATTAA